One window of Cydia fagiglandana chromosome 19, ilCydFagi1.1, whole genome shotgun sequence genomic DNA carries:
- the LOC134674177 gene encoding uncharacterized protein K02A2.6-like produces the protein MNAHERNYAQIDKEAAAIIFGLKKFHQFISGRRVIIKTDHKPLLGIFDSKRPIPNIISPRMLRWALLLNSYDYEIQYVEGKKIGNADALSRWPGPASTQTPEEDYLGILLIEETPIELEFSAIEVANLTKKDKCLCKILYWIRNGWPGKTDDEYKVYWQKRDELSMYKDCILWGNRVVIPEKMRGKVLEELHMNHDGIVITKAMARSYFWWPAMDKQIEDMVKSCNVCAENRNMPSKVTHHWIKPDKAWSRLHIDYAGPFQGKTFLIVIDAYSKWPEVKIVPDMSSSTLIRILRNVFAEQGLPDVLVSDNGRSFVSEEFRKFLDSQGIRQVLSAPYHPATNGQAERTVQTVKAKLRKMTSGPWEERLPAILYGLRTTPNSVNDKTPAELLNNRRFRTKFDRLNPLSFRCADKEKVIEKNSETKNREFTIGQSVYVKNYCGGPRWLKGMVEKRLGVCRYLVKWNDKLLVRHINQMLGCAGEGQRKVPEATDDATDDDDEDTRIAIPSPHRWADIIGASGPQDITIHGDPQNIVSSSHKRARQTTPPDSPDYKRIALADSNSGSESELSECRDVETEEE, from the coding sequence ATGAACGCACATGAACGTAATTATGCACAAATAGACAAGGAAGCAGCTGCTATAATATTTGGCTTGAAGAAATTTCATCAGTTTATAAGTGGTCGAAGAGTGATTATCAAGACAGATCATAAGCCTTTGTTGGGAATATTCGATTCAAAGAGACCTATACCCAACATTATATCACCTAGGATGTTAAGGTGGGCACTTCTTCTTAACTCTTATGACTATGAAATACAATATGTTGAGGGGAAAAAAATTGGAAATGCAGATGCACTCAGTCGATGGCCGGGTCCAGCAAGTACACAAACTCCGGAAGAGGATTATTTAGGAATTCTACTAATAGAGGAGACACCCATTGAATTGGAGTTCTCTGCCATAGAAGTGGCTAACTTGACAAAAAAGGATAAGTGTCtctgtaaaatattatattggatACGTAACGGATGGCCCGGGAAGACCGATGACGAGTATAAGGTTTACTGGCAAAAGCGAGACGAGCTTTCCATGTATAAGGATTGCATTTTATGGGGAAATAGAGTGGTTATACCAGAGAAGATGCGAGGAAAAGTGCTGGAGGAGCTACATATGAATCACGACGGTATCGTGATCACAAAGGCTATGGCGAGAAGCTATTTTTGGTGGCCTGCGATGGATAAACAGATTGAAGACATGGTGAAGAGCTGTAACGTGTGTGCAGAAAATCGAAATATGCCATCTAAAGTTACCCATCATTGGATAAAGCCAGATAAAGCATGGTCTAGACTTCATATCGATTACGCTGGGCCATTTCAAGGAAAGACATTTTTAATAGTAATTGACGCTTATTCTAAATGGCCAGAGGTCAAGATCGTACCAGATATGAGTAGCTCTACGTTAATAAGGATATTGCGGAATGTTTTTGCAGAACAAGGTCTTCCCGATGTACTTGTGAGTGATAATGGAAGAAGTTTTGTTTCGGAGGAGTTCCGGAAATTCTTAGACTCCCAAGGGATCAGACAGGTTCTGTCCGCTCCTTACCACCCTGCGACCAACGGTCAAGCAGAAAGAACAGTGCAGACAGTGAAGGCTAAATTAAGGAAAATGACGTCGGGACCATGGGAAGAGAGATTACCAGCGATACTGTATGGTTTACGTACTACACCAAATAGCGTCAATGATAAAACTCCGGCTGAGCTCCTGAACAACAGGCGTTTTAGAACTAAGTTCGATAGATTGAACCCCCTGTCTTTCAGATGTGCTGATAAGGAAAAAGTAATAGAGAAGAATAGCGAGACAAAGAACAGGGAGTTTACTATTGGACAGTCAGTGTACGTAAAGAACTACTGCGGGGGACCACGCTGGTTGAAAGGGATGGTGGAAAAGCGACTAGGAGTCTGCAGATACTTAGTGAAATGGAACGATAAGCTGTTGGTAAGACACATCAATCAAATGCTCGGTTGCGCGGGAGAAGGACAACGGAAGGTCCCTGAGGCAACCGATGATGCTACTGATGACGATGACGAGGACACCCGTATTGCGATACCGTCGCCTCATCGTTGGGCGGATATCATAGGTGCGTCCGGACCCCAGGACATCACGATACACGGAGACCCACAAAATATCGTATCCAGCAGCCACAAGCGTGCTAGACAGACCACACCCCCAGACTCACCCGATTATAAGAGAATAGCCCTAGCAGATAGCAATAGCGGCAGTGAGTCAGAGCTGTCTGAATGTAGAGATGTAGAGACGGAGGAGGAATAG